Within Ovis aries strain OAR_USU_Benz2616 breed Rambouillet chromosome 3, ARS-UI_Ramb_v3.0, whole genome shotgun sequence, the genomic segment AGTAGGTGACCTTGACAAAGTAAGAACAAATCTTCCACTCATTCAAAGCTTTTGTTCATGGGTTCTGGTGCTCCTACTTTGTCTAGAAAAACTTGACACAATTTAATTCAAAGCACATCTAACTTCTGCAAGACTTTTCGAGTGATCATCCTCTTGACTGCCCCCTTTACTTCATTGTTCCTTAGGCTGTAGATGATGGGGTTTAACATCGGTGTGATGACAGTGTAGGACAATGACACTAGCTTCTTGCTCTCGGGAGACTGGTTGGATTTGGGCCGTAGGTAGGTCAAGCTGGCTGTTCCATAGAAAAGGGATACCACAATGAGGTGAGATGAACAAGTGGAGAATGCCTTCTGGCGACCGGTAGCAGAGGGCATCATCAGGATGGTTTTAATAATGCGAGTGTAGGAGACCAAAATGAGGGAAAAGGGAAACATAATAAATAGTAGTGTGGAGGCAAGTGCTTGCATTTCATACATGGTTGTATCCTCAGTGACTAGTTTCAACACCGGGGGACCATCACAAAAGAAGTGGTCTATGGTGCTTGGTCCACAGAAAGGATGGGCCATCAACCAAGCTGTCTGTAGCATAGACACAGGAACACCAGACATCCAAGAACCTACAGCCATCCACAAACATAGGGACCTATTCATTATGACTGAATAGCGGAGAGGATTACAGATGGCTACAAAGCGATCATAAGCCATCATAGAGAGGAGGAAACATTCAGAGctgccaaagaagaaaaagaagtacatCTGGATACCACAGCCTACAAAAGAGATGCTTTTCCTTTGGGATACTAGATCTACCAACATCTTTGGCACCATGACCAAGGTGAAACAGACTTCAAGAAGTGACAAGTTCCtgagaaagaagtacatgggTGTTTGAAGAGCAGGATCCataatggaaactgtgacaaTAAGGAAGTTACCCAACAAAGTGACTGTATAGATGACCAGGAACAAAACAAAGAGGGAAACTTGCATCTCAGGCTTGTTTGTAAAACCACGAAGAATAAATTCAGTCACTTGGGTGTGATTTTCACAGATCATATCTTAGACCAGTTTCTCTCTAATAATCAAAGTATATGTGTCAAAGTatcaaaaaatattctttaaaggtATATGTAAtgtcaaatataataataaaattcataaatGTATCTTTGTTCTCAGTTGTCTTACCATTCTATTTCTCTGAAACAGAATATCTACAATAAGATTAAATCAGAGCAAATAAATAATTTGCATGAATACCACTAATTGCTTGTCACCTAGGTGCAGTTTGTCTCTCACCAGTGATGACAGTCTGCAGCTCATGTTCTTCATCAGAGGCATGTTATTTTTCAGGATGAAGTAGAAAGAGTTTGGGCAGCTAATAACTAAAATAGAAtcacttaatatatttttaataatttttaaaaatatatccaagAGGTATTCAAGAGGCAAAAGGATAAAAATTGGGCTAGGTTGACTTTTTAAATCTTAGATTATAAATGATATATTTCTACCAAATGAAGTGCATTTTATACAATACACTACTCCAtctagtacacacacacatatatacatccatacatagatacacatataaattatatacacatgtaggtacacatatatgtatatgagggAACCTTAGTAAATAAACATAGATAAATAAACATAACAGGTGCTTATGATTTTAGTACTTTGTGCAGTCCTCACGGGACTgctaatttatgtgatttttccttttttaaaaaaatataaatttatttattttagttggaggttaattactttacaatattgtattggttttgccatacatcaacatgaatccaccacagggatacacatgttccccatcctgaaccccactctctcctccctccccataccatccctctgggtcctctcagtgcaccagccccaagcatccagtatcatgcatctaacctggactgacaattcgtttcatatatcatattatacat encodes:
- the LOC101119808 gene encoding olfactory receptor 10A7, translated to MICENHTQVTEFILRGFTNKPEMQVSLFVLFLVIYTVTLLGNFLIVTVSIMDPALQTPMYFFLRNLSLLEVCFTLVMVPKMLVDLVSQRKSISFVGCGIQMYFFFFFGSSECFLLSMMAYDRFVAICNPLRYSVIMNRSLCLWMAVGSWMSGVPVSMLQTAWLMAHPFCGPSTIDHFFCDGPPVLKLVTEDTTMYEMQALASTLLFIMFPFSLILVSYTRIIKTILMMPSATGRQKAFSTCSSHLIVVSLFYGTASLTYLRPKSNQSPESKKLVSLSYTVITPMLNPIIYSLRNNEVKGAVKRMITRKVLQKLDVL